The Cohnella abietis genome has a segment encoding these proteins:
- a CDS encoding SDR family oxidoreductase, whose protein sequence is MIAIIGATGTIGSELLKRVVDLGVPARALSREPEKLRNRLGDVSKATIEVAAADAADPESLRRAFAGAKQLFLAMSNSPRQVEIETSIIRFAAEAGIEHVVKISSPAFEERSPVAVAGWHRDIESVLDESGMTRTVLRPYAFMQNLLHHVPTITSQGAFFGVMGDAPCNFIDCRDIADVAAEVLTNREAAGRIYTLTGSEINSYPQIADKLSTLLGKTIRYINVEPQAMLRNLIEQGRMPPWLANHVVEIQTMSTVVPERPTNDVTRLLGRQPRTLDGFLQENAEIFR, encoded by the coding sequence ATGATAGCGATTATTGGAGCAACAGGTACGATAGGGAGCGAACTTTTGAAACGTGTGGTCGATCTTGGGGTGCCCGCTCGGGCGCTAAGCAGGGAACCGGAGAAGCTGCGCAACCGGCTCGGAGATGTAAGTAAGGCCACGATCGAGGTGGCAGCTGCCGATGCTGCAGATCCAGAATCTCTGCGCCGCGCGTTTGCCGGAGCGAAGCAGCTCTTCTTGGCGATGTCCAACAGCCCAAGACAGGTAGAAATAGAAACGTCAATCATTCGCTTCGCCGCCGAAGCCGGCATCGAGCATGTCGTCAAAATATCCAGTCCAGCCTTCGAGGAACGTTCGCCCGTGGCAGTCGCCGGCTGGCATCGCGATATCGAATCGGTCTTGGACGAGTCCGGTATGACTCGAACCGTATTGCGTCCCTATGCGTTCATGCAAAACTTGCTGCACCATGTACCGACGATTACATCTCAAGGTGCTTTCTTCGGCGTCATGGGTGATGCGCCTTGCAATTTCATCGATTGCCGGGATATCGCGGACGTTGCCGCAGAGGTTCTGACCAACCGGGAGGCGGCCGGACGTATTTATACGCTTACCGGATCGGAGATCAACAGTTATCCGCAGATCGCGGATAAGCTATCCACTTTGCTAGGCAAAACGATTCGCTATATAAACGTGGAGCCTCAAGCGATGCTTCGCAATCTGATAGAGCAAGGGCGCATGCCCCCATGGCTCGCAAACCATGTAGTGGAAATTCAGACGATGTCTACGGTGGTGCCGGAAAGGCCGACGAACGACGTCACGCGTTTGCTCGGCAGACAGCCCCGAACGCTGGATGGGTTTCTGCAAGAGAATGCAGAAATATTTCGGTAG
- a CDS encoding Lrp/AsnC family transcriptional regulator produces the protein MDHVDKQILFHLQSQARISMTELGKCVGLSQPAVTERVRRMEEKGIISEYRTIISPEKIGKHAAAYMLFHSRDCHAFLDFCRSSAEVVECNRISGEHNYLLKVITDSTRALEEFGNQCDKYGTYTILIVMSSPIDHKFLIPSLEEEN, from the coding sequence ATGGACCACGTTGATAAGCAAATCCTTTTCCACCTTCAAAGCCAAGCGAGAATTTCAATGACGGAACTAGGAAAATGTGTCGGTTTATCACAACCCGCAGTAACAGAAAGAGTTAGGCGTATGGAGGAAAAAGGGATCATCAGCGAGTATCGCACCATAATTTCCCCTGAAAAAATTGGAAAACATGCTGCTGCCTACATGCTGTTTCATTCAAGGGATTGTCATGCATTCCTTGATTTCTGCCGTTCTTCTGCCGAGGTCGTAGAATGTAACCGTATCAGTGGAGAACATAACTATTTATTAAAAGTAATAACCGACTCCACACGTGCCCTCGAGGAGTTCGGAAATCAATGTGATAAATACGGGACCTACACGATTCTAATCGTGATGTCATCACCTATCGACCATAAATTTCTTATTCCTTCTCTTGAAGAAGAAAACTAA
- a CDS encoding serine hydrolase domain-containing protein translates to MLYSNKINPDCLPGRIDQVIDRTLADKRLVGAVIKVAIDGVMVYSRAAGLADREMNRTMREDALFRLASVTKPIVSTAALVLVAQGRLQLDDRVDRWLPEFRPRLQNGEFATLTIRHLMTHTAGLTYRFFQEENGSYQQVGVSDGMDQSSITLEENLRRIASVPLLYTPGTEWKYSIATDVLGAVIAKVTETPLSEAIHSLVTKPLGMSDTGFIAIDPERLANAYANDAAEPRLIQDHDSLAFMEGTAGFRLAPGRALDTTAYHSGGAGMVGSAGDFLQLLETLRKGGAPLLPESMVREMTSNQIGDLPMAFWPGRGFGLGITLLKDPVAADTPESPGTWRMGGTYGHSWFVDPMQRLSVVAFTNTALEGMSGQFTVDLCEAVYDRVKK, encoded by the coding sequence ATGTTGTATTCAAACAAAATTAATCCAGATTGTTTACCAGGTCGCATTGATCAAGTAATCGATCGAACGCTTGCCGACAAGCGATTGGTCGGTGCTGTCATTAAAGTGGCAATAGATGGGGTTATGGTTTATAGCCGTGCTGCTGGTCTTGCCGACCGCGAGATGAACCGGACCATGCGTGAAGATGCCTTATTCCGGCTTGCCTCGGTTACCAAACCTATCGTTTCAACTGCAGCCCTAGTGCTGGTTGCGCAAGGTCGCCTACAGCTGGACGATCGCGTTGATCGTTGGCTTCCTGAGTTTAGGCCACGTTTGCAGAACGGTGAGTTCGCTACGTTGACGATTCGTCATTTGATGACGCACACCGCGGGTCTGACTTACCGCTTCTTTCAAGAAGAGAATGGTTCCTATCAGCAAGTCGGGGTATCGGATGGCATGGATCAGTCTAGTATCACGTTAGAAGAGAACCTGCGTCGTATAGCCTCTGTTCCGCTCCTTTATACGCCAGGCACCGAGTGGAAATATTCCATCGCGACAGATGTGCTAGGAGCAGTAATTGCAAAGGTTACAGAAACACCTCTCAGCGAGGCCATACATTCGCTGGTGACAAAGCCGCTTGGCATGAGTGACACGGGTTTTATTGCAATCGACCCCGAACGCCTGGCCAATGCCTATGCGAATGATGCAGCTGAACCAAGGCTTATACAAGATCACGATAGCCTTGCTTTTATGGAAGGCACAGCGGGCTTCCGCCTAGCACCTGGCCGGGCTCTTGACACTACTGCCTATCACTCAGGGGGAGCCGGCATGGTCGGTAGCGCCGGGGACTTTTTGCAGCTACTGGAAACATTACGCAAGGGCGGAGCGCCCCTGCTGCCGGAGTCTATGGTTCGCGAAATGACTTCCAACCAGATAGGTGATCTGCCAATGGCTTTTTGGCCAGGGCGAGGCTTCGGCCTAGGCATTACGTTGCTTAAGGATCCTGTCGCAGCAGACACTCCGGAATCACCGGGTACATGGCGCATGGGTGGCACCTATGGTCATTCGTGGTTCGTCGATCCAATGCAGCGGCTCAGCGTCGTGGCGTTCACTAATACTGCACTTGAAGGCATGTCGGGTCAGTTTACTGTTGACCTGTGTGAAGCCGTTTATGACAGGGTGAAAAAATAG
- a CDS encoding MFS transporter, with protein sequence MSQNTASATQSASSTPSSERLPWAGLLSLAMTGFICILTETIPAGLLFQIGDGLGVSEALAGQLVTLYALGSLLAAIPLTTATRGWRRRPLLLMCILGFLVFNTVTTLSSNYTLTLAARFFAGVSAGVLWGMLAGYARRMVPESLKGRAMAVAMVGTPLALALGVPAGTFLGTLVGWRSVFGIMSLLALMLVIWVVWKLPDYPGEAADKRLSLQKVFVIPGVRPILFVVLAWVLAHNILYTYIAPYLAQAGLTQRVDLVLLIFGITALVGIWVIGVLIDRKLRPLVLISLTAFALASVALGISSSQPVVIYLVVAVWGLTFGGAATLLQTAVADAAGESADVAQSMLVTAWNLAIGGGGLLGGILIETLGVGSFPWALSILLILALLVAWRAREHGFPSKLKSR encoded by the coding sequence ATGAGCCAAAACACAGCTTCTGCCACACAGAGTGCCTCCAGCACTCCCTCTTCTGAACGTCTCCCATGGGCTGGATTACTCTCTCTTGCTATGACGGGGTTTATCTGTATTCTTACTGAAACGATTCCGGCCGGCTTGTTGTTCCAAATAGGTGATGGGCTTGGAGTCTCGGAGGCTCTTGCGGGTCAACTTGTCACCTTGTACGCCCTTGGTTCACTGTTGGCCGCGATCCCCTTAACGACCGCGACGCGCGGATGGCGGAGGCGACCACTGCTACTAATGTGCATCCTTGGTTTTCTCGTATTCAACACCGTCACTACTCTTTCTTCCAATTATACTCTGACCCTGGCAGCTCGGTTCTTCGCGGGCGTATCGGCTGGTGTCTTATGGGGTATGTTAGCAGGGTATGCCCGACGCATGGTGCCGGAGTCACTAAAGGGACGAGCTATGGCGGTGGCAATGGTCGGTACGCCTCTTGCTCTGGCACTTGGTGTCCCAGCTGGAACATTCCTCGGTACCCTTGTGGGCTGGCGCTCTGTCTTCGGAATCATGTCGCTTCTGGCTCTGATGCTGGTCATCTGGGTGGTTTGGAAGCTACCGGACTATCCAGGAGAGGCTGCAGACAAGCGGCTCTCTCTCCAAAAGGTCTTCGTCATTCCGGGGGTGCGGCCGATACTGTTCGTCGTTCTGGCTTGGGTGCTAGCACATAACATCTTGTATACCTATATTGCACCGTATCTTGCCCAGGCTGGGCTTACCCAGCGCGTGGACTTGGTACTGCTTATATTCGGCATTACAGCGCTTGTTGGAATCTGGGTTATCGGTGTTTTGATCGACCGCAAACTGCGGCCATTGGTTCTGATCAGCCTTACTGCTTTCGCCTTGGCGTCCGTCGCACTAGGCATAAGTAGCAGCCAGCCCGTTGTGATCTACCTAGTGGTTGCTGTGTGGGGGTTGACGTTCGGGGGCGCGGCGACTTTGCTACAGACAGCAGTTGCTGATGCTGCTGGCGAGAGTGCAGATGTTGCCCAGTCGATGCTGGTGACAGCATGGAACCTAGCCATTGGGGGCGGCGGTTTGTTGGGTGGTATTCTTATTGAAACACTAGGTGTCGGTTCTTTCCCGTGGGCATTATCTATTCTATTGATCCTTGCGCTACTAGTAGCATGGCGCGCTAGAGAACACGGATTTCCTTCAAAGTTGAAATCGAGATAG
- a CDS encoding helix-turn-helix transcriptional regulator → MDKVERLISIIMILLKKNIVSTNEFAQLFNVSKRTILRDMETLSLSSIPIYSIHGVNGGYGIMDEYKVDKRLLSSSDLENILTALGGLEQILISEEVEITIKKIEAMVSPLSLKSSIQLSFYNWEGRSEVNQTLKTCQESILKRRLVSFDYIDKNGTTSNRIVEPYQLHFSEMSWYLKGFCLHRMSNRTFKLSRIDKLNMDEKTFIPREYLLEQEPEASYQPQLVAIKALISPSIKDQFIERYGRKSIENYSAEFLLATIYVPQGSTGFQFLASFGTNLHVVEPKTYIEDFRKYLTEMIDKYS, encoded by the coding sequence ATGGACAAGGTTGAGAGACTTATTTCTATAATAATGATATTGCTGAAAAAAAATATCGTTTCAACTAACGAATTCGCGCAATTATTTAATGTTTCCAAAAGAACGATTCTTCGCGATATGGAAACACTGAGCTTATCAAGCATCCCGATCTATTCTATCCATGGAGTTAATGGTGGCTACGGTATTATGGATGAATACAAGGTTGATAAACGTCTTTTAAGCAGCTCTGACTTAGAGAATATATTAACTGCGCTCGGCGGATTGGAACAAATTCTCATTAGCGAAGAAGTCGAAATTACTATAAAAAAAATAGAAGCGATGGTCAGCCCATTATCTCTGAAAAGTTCAATTCAACTGTCATTTTATAATTGGGAAGGTCGGTCTGAGGTTAATCAAACCTTGAAGACGTGCCAAGAATCAATCTTAAAGAGAAGGTTAGTTTCATTTGATTATATAGATAAAAATGGCACCACGTCGAATAGAATTGTCGAGCCCTATCAGCTTCATTTTAGCGAAATGAGTTGGTACTTGAAAGGATTCTGTTTACATCGGATGAGTAATAGAACGTTTAAATTATCTCGGATCGATAAGCTTAATATGGATGAGAAAACATTTATCCCTAGAGAATATTTATTAGAACAAGAACCCGAAGCAAGTTATCAACCACAACTAGTCGCTATTAAGGCATTGATTTCTCCTAGTATAAAAGATCAGTTTATTGAAAGGTACGGTCGAAAAAGTATTGAAAACTATAGTGCTGAATTTTTATTAGCAACTATTTATGTTCCTCAAGGCAGTACGGGATTTCAATTTCTAGCAAGCTTCGGCACAAATCTACATGTCGTAGAACCCAAAACATATATTGAAGACTTTCGGAAATATTTAACTGAAATGATAGATAAGTATTCCTGA
- a CDS encoding VOC family protein: MSAIAYLNFDGIAEQVIEFYSEAFSASEVKKVKFSDIPQDPNYPLPDNELNMIMESSIEFAGGKIMLSDILPSMKVVTGELVIGNNVLISLVIDDKQQLGEYFNHLSVGGHVIMPLSNTPWSSCFGLLVDKFGISWKFNSDADKFLDQVISNK; the protein is encoded by the coding sequence ATGTCAGCTATTGCATACTTAAATTTTGATGGAATTGCAGAACAAGTAATTGAATTTTATTCGGAGGCTTTTAGTGCAAGTGAAGTGAAAAAAGTTAAATTTAGCGATATCCCACAAGATCCAAACTATCCTCTGCCAGACAATGAGTTAAATATGATTATGGAGTCTTCGATAGAATTCGCAGGCGGGAAAATAATGCTGTCGGATATTTTGCCTTCAATGAAGGTGGTAACAGGTGAACTGGTGATAGGCAACAATGTACTGATTAGTCTAGTCATTGATGATAAACAACAACTGGGAGAATACTTTAATCATTTATCAGTTGGTGGCCATGTTATTATGCCGTTATCCAATACTCCTTGGTCTTCGTGCTTTGGATTGCTGGTTGATAAGTTTGGGATTTCATGGAAATTTAATAGTGATGCAGATAAGTTTCTTGACCAAGTCATTTCCAACAAATAG